The Zingiber officinale cultivar Zhangliang chromosome 10A, Zo_v1.1, whole genome shotgun sequence genome contains a region encoding:
- the LOC122027495 gene encoding glycosyltransferase BC10-like produces the protein MHSKNAPQRAPSKLFTLNLLVKSFILLIVLGTGFSVLIMYKPQYIDLHSMAMRTISMSWSPAHCADEGTSLQRWIAPPSNLTHSMTDEELFWRASFVPQVKKYPYNRTSKVAFMFLTKGPLPLAPLWEEFLKGHEGKYSIYVHSSPDYQPDFPRPSVFYRRQIPSQVAEWGKMSMCDAERRLLANALLDVDNERFVLLSESCIPLHNFSTVYGYLVRSKRSFVGAFDDPGPHGRGRYNHNMAPEVSISQWRKGAQWFEVDRSLAVFLIHDAKYYPKFRDFCRPPCYVDEHYFPTILAIELPHLLANRSLTSVDWSRGGAHPATFGGRDVTEGFLKRLKGRQSCMYNDLPAAVCFLFARKFSPSALKPLLHFAPILLGYGSEQRLFE, from the coding sequence ATGCATTCCAAGAATGCGCCGCAGAGGGCTCCATCGAAGCTCTTCACGTTGAATCTTCTCGTCAAGTCCTTCATCCTCTTGATTGTATTAGGCACCGGTTTCTCTGTTCTCATCATGTACAAGCCGCAGTACATCGACCTTCACTCCATGGCGATGCGAACTATCTCTATGTCTTGGTCCCCGGCCCATTGCGCAGATGAGGGAACCAGTCTCCAGCGGTGGATTGCGCCGCCGTCCAACTTGACGCATAGCATGACGGACGAGGAGCTCTTTTGGAGAGCTTCCTTCGTTCCGCAGGTGAAAAAGTACCCTTATAACAGGACATCGAAGGTGGCGTTTATGTTCCTCACCAAAGGACCTCTGCCTCTCGCGCCGCTGTGGGAGGAGTTCTTGAAAGGCCACGAAGGGAAGTATTCCATTTACGTTCATTCGTCGCCGGATTACCAGCCGGATTTCCCTCGGCCGTCGGTGTTCTACCGCCGGCAGATTCCCAGTCAGGTGGCCGAGTGGGGGAAGATGAGCATGTGCGACGCCGAGCGGCGACTCCTCGCGAACGCTCTGCTCGACGTGGACAACGAGCGATTCGTGCTGCTGTCGGAATCCTGCATTCCTCTGCACAATTTCAGCACCGTTTACGGTTACTTGGTCCGTTCAAAGCGCAGCTTCGTCGGGGCATTTGACGACCCCGGTCCTCACGGACGAGGAAGATACAATCACAACATGGCGCCGGAAGTGAGCATCTCCCAATGGAGAAAAGGCGCGCAATGGTTCGAGGTGGATCGAAGCCTTGCGGTCTTCCTCATTCACGACGCCAAATACTATCCAAAGTTTAGGGATTTCTGCAGGCCTCCCTGCTACGTAGACGAGCACTACTTCCCGACCATTCTCGCGATCGAGCTGCCTCATCTTCTTGCGAACAGGAGTTTGACCTCGGTGGATTGGTCGAGGGGAGGAGCTCACCCTGCTACGTTTGGAGGGCGAGATGTGACCGAAGGGTTTCTAAAGAGGCTCAAGGGACGGCAGAGCTGCATGTACAATGACCTCCCGGCGGCTGTTTGCTTCCTTTTTGCTCGGAAGTTCTCTCCCAGTGCATTGAAGCCCTTGTTGCACTTCGCACCGATTTTACTTGGCTATGGCAGCGAGCAACGATTGTTCGAATGA
- the LOC122027993 gene encoding cold shock protein 2-like, producing MRTNDALLLFLLLLLATAAAGRGLGGNDKPPGEVTVSTDSFIPGPGGRFYGGGNDFPGFRGGGGWGGGYGGPSSGYARSGVVAPPSVVCAEMGPCYKKKLTCPASCFTSYSYSGKGYGGGGGGGGCTMDCKKQCVAYC from the coding sequence ATGAGGACGAACGACGCTCTCCTGCTCTTCCTGCTTCTCCTCCTCGCCACCGCCGCCGCTGGCCGTGGCCTCGGCGGGAATGATAAGCCGCCGGGCGAAGTCACGGTGAGCACCGATAGCTTCATCCCCGGCCCCGGCGGTAGGTTCTACGGCGGCGGGAATGACTTTCCTGGCTTCCGCGGCGGAGGAGGCTGGGGCGGCGGCTACGGCGGGCCGAGCAGCGGGTACGCTCGCAGCGGGGTGGTGGCACCGCCCTCGGTGGTGTGCGCCGAGATGGGCCCGTGCTACAAGAAGAAGCTGACGTGCCCGGCCAGTTGCTTCACGTCCTACAGTTACTCCGGCAAGGGCTACGGCGGTGGAGGCGGCGGCGGAGGCTGCACAATGGACTGCAAGAAGCAATGCGTCGCCTATTGCTGA
- the LOC122026863 gene encoding probable xyloglucan glycosyltransferase 9, with translation MSPSFDWWGKEVHRGTSVVVKMENPNWSISEISSPNDDDDECGGDGELLRYGARKGGRGKNAKQITWVLLLKAHRAAGCLSSLASAAIGLASAVRRRVAAGRTDCDAAASHPDESPALRTRFYFCIKVFLWLSVLLLGFEVAAHLHGWHLGAAELQRLLVVPSSFGVRELFGSLYAEWLRLRMVYIAPLLQFLANTCVVLFLIQSADRLILCLGCFWIRFNKLKPRPRHAVDKDLESGDYFPMVLIQIPMCNEREVYQQSIAAVCNLDWPRSNVLVQVLDDSDDPLTQALIKEEVDKWQQNGANIMYRHREIREGYKAGNLKSAMNCSYVKDYEFVTIFDADFQPSPDFLKQTIPYFKDNEELGLVQARWAFVNKDENLLTRLQNVNLCFHFEVEQQVNGMFLNFFGFNGTAGVWRIKALEDAGGWLERTTVEDMDIAVRAHLKGWKFIFLNDVECQCELPESYEAYRKQQHRWHSGPMQLFRLCLPDILRSKICFWKKANLIFLFFLLRKLILPFYSFTLFCVILPMSMFVPEAELPAWIVCYIPATMSFLNILPAPRSFPFIVPYLLFENTMSVTKFNAMISGLFQLGSAYEWVVTKKSGRSSEGDLYSLVKNESDNQREASTPDLETLLKEDSKQKHNRIYRKELALAFLLLTASARSLLSAHGIHFYFLLFQGISFLLVGLDLIGQQIE, from the exons ATGTCGCCTTCGTTCGATTGGTGGGGGAAGGAGGTACACCGTGGGACGTCTGTGGTGGTGAAGATGGAGAACCCTAATTGGTCCATCTCGGAGATTTCTTCCCCTAACGACGATGACGACGAGTGCGGCGGCGATGGGGAGTTATTGCGATATGGGGCGAGGAAAGGCGGCCGTGGGAAGAACGCCAAGCAAATCACGTGGGTGCTCCTCCTCAAGGCCCATCGCGCCGCCGGGTGCCTCTCCAGCCTCGCGTCCGCCGCAATCGGCCTCGCATCCGCAGTGCGCCGCCGCGTGGCCGCCGGACGGACTGACTGCGACGCCGCTGCATCCCATCCGGACGAGAGTCCAGCGCTGCGCACCCGTTTCTACTTCTGCATCAAGGTCTTTCTCTGGCTTTCGGTGCTCCTTTTGGGGTTCGAGGTCGCCGCTCACCTGCATGGCTGGCATTTGGGGGCGGCCGAGCTGCAGCGCTTGCTGGTTGTGCCGTCGTCCTTCGGCGTTCGGGAGCTCTTCGGGTCGCTGTACGCGGAATGGCTGCGGCTCCGGATGGTGTACATCGCGCCGCTGCTCCAGTTCCTCGCCAACACCTGCGTCGTACTCTTCCTCATTCAAAGCGCCGACCGCCTCATTCTCTGCCTCGGTTGCTTCTGGATCCGCTTCAATAAGTTGAAGCCGAGGCCCAGGCATGCCGTCGACAAGGACCTCGAATCCGGCGATTATTTTCCTATGGTACTAATCCAGATTCCCATGTGCAACGAGAGGGAG GTGTATCAGCAATCCATCGCTGCAGTGTGTAATTTGGATTGGCCTAGATCCAACGTTCTGGTTCAGGTGTTGGATGACTCTGATGATCCATTAACACAAGCTTTGATCAAGGAAGAGGTGGATAAATGGCAGCAAAATGGTGCCAACATCATGTACCGACACCGGGAGATCCGAGAGGGGTACAAGGCTGGAAATCTCAAGTCAGCCATGAATTGTAGCTATGTAAAAGACTACGAGTTTGTAACCATTTTCGATGCCGACTTCCAGCCATCGCCAGATTTCTTGAAGCAAACTATACCATATTTCAAG GACAATGAGGAGCTTGGATTAGTACAGGCTAGATGGGCTTTTGTGAACAAAGATGAGAACTTGTTGACTCGGCTACAAAACGTAAACTTGTGCTTCCATTTTGAGGTGGAACAGCAGGTGAATGGAATGTTCCTCAACTTTTTTGGGTTCAATGGGACGGCTGGAGTTTGGAGAATCAAGGCATTAGAAGATGCCGGCGGGTGGCTTGAGAGAACAACTGTGGAAGATATGGACATTGCAGTGAGAGCTCACTTAAAGGGATGGAAGTTTATCTTCCTCAATGATGTAGAG TGCCAATGTGAGTTGCCCGAGTCATATGAGGCGTATCGGAAGCAACAGCATCGTTGGCATTCTGGCCCAATGCAGTTATTTAGACTCTGCTTACCAGATATTTTACGATCAAAG ATTTGTTTTTGGAAGAAGGCAAACTTAATATTTCTCTTTTTCCTGCTCCGGAAACTGATATTGCCTTTCTACTCCTTCACCTTGTTCTGTGTCATCCTCCCAATGTCTATGTTTGTCCCTGAAGCTGAGCTCCCGGCATGGATAGTCTGCTACATTCCCGCGACCATGTCCTTCCTCAACATCCTGCCTGCCCCAAGATCCTTCCCTTTTATAGTCCCTTATCTCCTCTTCGAAAACACCATGTCAGTGACCAAGTTCAATGCCATGATATCCGGCCTATTCCAGCTTGGGAGTGCCTACGAGTGGGTCGTCACCAAGAAATCCGGTCGTTCTTCTGAAGGTGATCTGTATTCTTTAGTCAAGAATGAATCTGATAACCAAAGAGAAGCCTCCACACCAGACCTTGAAACTCTACTGAAAGAGGACTCTAAGCAAAAGCATAATAGGATATACAGGAAGGAGTTAGCATTGGCATTTCTTCTCTTAACTGCTTCGGCGAGGAGTTTACTATCAGCCCATGGTATACATTTCTACTTCCTCTTGTTCCAGGGCATCTCATTCCTCCTCGTTGGTCTTGACCTTATTGGTCAGCAGATCGAGTGA